One genomic window of Glycine soja cultivar W05 chromosome 9, ASM419377v2, whole genome shotgun sequence includes the following:
- the LOC114425562 gene encoding probable serine/threonine-protein kinase At1g01540 — protein MSIFDGAFMNTQLSKHTSIFGLRLWVVIGILIGVFIVFTLFLLSLCLVSRRNRRRSVAVPGYKVTGDADAAKDIHTIVHLPGPHMLRPVAPEIHVEMGKKTEHRVVVQCDGVSSEESKVTVGSGCETTSSFGSGSVGGPGLGSGPGLGPEVSHLGWGRWYTLRELEDATGGLSPENVVGEGGYGIVYHGVLNDGTKIAVKNLLNNKGQAEKEFKIEVEAIGRVRHKNLVRLLGYCVEGAYRMLVYEYVDNGNLEQWLHGDVGAVSPLTWNIRMNIILGTARGLAYLHEGLEPKVVHRDVKSSNILIDRQWNSKVSDFGLAKLLCSENSYVTTRVMGTFGYVAPEYACTGMLTEKSDIYSFGILIMEIITGRSPVDYSRPQGEVNLIEWLKTMVGNRKSEEVVDPKLPEMPFSKALKRALLIALRCVDPDATKRPKMGHVIHMLEADDLLFHTEQRTEGESSRSYQSEHKDSNLDKRTGGGVIDKSEDASTRWR, from the exons GTCTTCACGCTCTTCCTCCTCTCCCTCTGCCTCGTCTCTCGCCGGAACCGCCGCCGCTCCGTCGCCGTCCCCGGCTACAAGGTCACCGGAGACGCCGACGCGGCGAAGGACATCCACACGATCGTGCACCTTCCCGGGCCCCACATGCTCCGGCCGGTGGCGCCGGAGATCCACGTGGAGATGGGGAAGAAGACGGAGCACCGGGTGGTGGTGCAGTGCGATGGGGTTTCGAGCGAGGAGAGTAAGGTGACGGTGGGGAGTGGGTGTGAAACGACGTCGTCTTTTGGAAGTGGGAGTGTTGGTGGGCCTGGGCTTGGGTCTGGGCCTGGGCTTGGGCCTGAGGTTTCACATCTCGGATGGGGGAGATGGTACACTCTGAGGGAGCTTGAGGATGCCACTGGAGGATTGAGCCCTGAAAATGTGGTTGGTGAAGGTGGCTACGGAATTGTCTATCATGGAGTACTCAATGATGGTACCAAAATTGCTGTCAAGAACCTCTTGAATAACAa GGGACAAGCTgagaaagaatttaaaatagaggtAGAAGCAATTGGTCGAGTGCGACACAAAAATCTTGTTAGGCTGCTTGGATACTGTGTTGAGGGAGCCTACAG GATGCTTGTGTATGAGTATGTAGACAATGGCAATCTAGAGCAATGGCTGCATGGGGACGTTGGAGCTGTAAGCCCTTTGACATGGAACATACGGATGAACATTATATTGGGAACTGCAAGAGG ATTGGCCTATCTTCATGAGGGTCTTGAACCGAAAGTTGTCCACCGAGATGTGAAATCAAGTAACATACTTATTGATCGCCAATGGAACTCCAAGGTTTCCGATTTTGGACTTGCTAAGCTTTTGTGTTCTGAGAATAGTTACGTCACAACTCGAGTGATGGGGACATTTGG tTATGTTGCACCAGAATATGCATGCACTGGAATGCTGACTGAGAAGAGTGATATTTATAGCTTTGGGATACTTATCATGGAGATAATCACCGGAAGAAGTCCTGTTGATTATAGTAGACCGCAAGGAGAG GTTAATTTAATAGAATGGTTGAAGACTATGGTTGGGAATCGAAAATCCGAGGAAGTAGTTGATCCTAAGCTCCCTGAGATGCCATTTTCAAAGGCTCTTAAACGTGCTTTGTTGATTGCTCTTCGGTGTGTTGATCCTGATGCAACAAAGAGGCCAAAAATGGGACATGTGATACACATGCTTGAGGCAGACGACCTGTTATTCCATACT GAACAAAGAACTGAGGGAGAGTCTTCCCGTTCCTATCAAAGTGAGCACAAGGACTCAAATTTAGATAAGAGAACAGGTGGAGGTGTCATTGATAAAAGTGAAGATGCTAGTACTAGATGGAGATGA
- the LOC114425199 gene encoding protein BPS1, chloroplastic-like codes for MSRAQDANRSFFPFGNPFRMISPKSPKISSQLLLILHAFEATLEERLKKLIPKSKDEILSLSWMTLAMQSLCESHNDIKTIITELELPVHDWDEKWIDVYLDISVKLLDICIAFSSELSRLNQGHLLLQCALHNLGSSSSEQYVRACSSLDGWKQHIGSGNPRIEKCGSILDDLLRSLDLPKVKKSAKGKVLMQAMYGVKVQTVFVCSVFAAAFSGSTKNMSDLNVADVYSWAPTFKSLQDLVNEEIRVRFSSGRFTILNELEVVDSSVKELYPIIQGIADTIETESLAKIVGELSRASEKLSQGLDLLTKEVDSFFQVVLTGRDTLLSSLRSGATFIDSIQVGNRDAQIVN; via the coding sequence ATGAGTCGGGCACAGGATGCAAACCGATCATTCTTCCCTTTTGGAAATCCTTTTAGGATGATATCACCTAAAAGCCCTAAAATTTCTTCACAGCTGTTGTTAATTCTACATGCTTTTGAAGCAACTTTGGAAGAGAGGCTGAAAAAGCTTATTCCCAAGAGCAAGGATGAGATCCTCAGCTTGTCTTGGATGACTTTGGCTATGCAGTCACTTTGTGAGAGCCATAATGACATTAAAACCATCATAACAGAGCTTGAGCTTCCTGTACATGATTGGGATGAGAAATGGATAGACGTGTACTTGGACATTAGTGTGAAGTTGCTAGATATATGCATTGCATTTAGCTCTGAATTATCACGCCTGAACCAGGGTCATCTTTTACTTCAGTGTGCATTGCACAATTTAGGTTCTTCCTCTTCAGAGCAGTATGTTCGGGCATGTTCTTCACTTGATGGTTGGAAACAGCATATTGGTTCTGGAAACCCTAGGATTGAGAAATGTGGCAGCATTTTGGATGATCTTCTGCGGTCACTTGATCTTCCAAAGGTTAAAAAGTCCGCTAAAGGAAAGGTTTTGATGCAAGCTATGTATGGAGTAAAGGTGCAGACAGTATTTGTATGCAGTGTGTTTGCTGCGGCTTTTTCGGGCTCTACAAAGAATATGTCAGATTTGAATGTGGCTGATGTATATTCTTGGGCTCCAACCTTTAAAAGTTTGCAAGATCTTGTAAATGAGGAAATTAGAGTAAGATTTTCAAGTGGGAGATTTACTATATTGAATGAGTTGGAAGTAGTTGATTCCTCTGTGAAGGAATTATATCCTATTATCCAGGGCATTGCAGATACCATTGAGACAGAATCACTTGCGAAGATTGTTGGGGAATTAAGCAGAGCATCAGAGAAGCTTTCACAAGGACTAGATCTTCTTACAAAGGAAGTCGATAGCTTTTTCCAAGTGGTCTTGACCGGTCGTGATACCTTGCTATCTAGTCTGAGGTCAGGTGCAACTTTCATTGACAGCATTCAGGTGGGTAACAGAGATGCACAAATAGTCAATTGA